In the genome of Streptomyces sp. Tu 3180, the window GGGCGATCGCTCCCCAGCCCTCGAAGTAGGTGAACAGGCGGGGGCCGAAGTCCCGTGCGGGATTGATCGCGTATCCGGCGTTGGTGCCGAACGTCAGGCCGATGGCGACGACCACCAGGCCGATGAGGAACGGGTGGAGGTTCGACAGCGGGGCCGTGTTGCGGGTGTCGATGAGCGCGCAGATCAGAAGGAGCAGGATTCCGGTGCCCACGATCTGGTCGAGCAGGGGGCCCCACCACGAATCCCCGAAGTATTCGGCGGGGAACGTGGCGAAGATCGAATAGGTCCCCAGCGACTCGTCCCGCGGAATTCCCTCCCCGGCGTTGGACGCGTCGATCGCCCACCGGTAGCAGGCGTACACGAGCGCGGCGGCCACGAAGGCGCCCACGACCTGCGCCAGCCAGTAGGGCAGGACCTTCCGCCAGGGGAAGTCCCGCCGGACGGCGAAGGCGAGGGTCACCGCGGGATTGAGGTGGGCGCCGCTGACACCGCCGGCCACATAGACGGCGAACACCACGGCGAGGCCCCAGCCCCACGCGATGATGAGCCAGTTGGCGGGCCCGAACTCCACCACCTGCCGGCCCGATCCGGGCAGTCCGACGACGGCCACGGCCACTGACGCGATGCCCAGCAGGATCAGGACGAACGTCCCCAGGAATTCGGCGAGCATCTCGCCGAAGAGGTCTTTTCGATAGCCGCGTCGATGTGCAATGCGTTCAGCCATCGGCTCTCCTCGGCTGGAATGTCTGAGACTTTCCCTCCCCTCACCGGAAGCGTATGTCCATTGGTGGGATCATGCTCACGGAGCGTTGGATTTCCCTCTTATGGAGCACAGCGCGACGGCGCCCACCGGTCGCCGCGCGCGTACGCGTCCGTCGCCGCCACCAGCGCGTCGTCCCCGGCGGCACCGGCGTCGTGGCCGGCCTCGTCCACGATCACCAGCTCGCTGTCCGGCCAGGCGTGGTGGAGGCGCCAGACGACGCCGAGGAGGTTGCCGAGGTCGAGGCCGCCCTGCACCAGGGTGCCGGGGACGCCGTGCAGCAGGTGGGCGTCCCGGAGGACGACGCCCTCGTCGCCGCCCCCGCCGAGGAAGTGGCCGTTGCTCCAGTAGTGGGTGACGGTGCGGGCGAAGCCCATGCGGAACTCCGGGTCCCGGAAGCGCGCGACCGAGCCGGGCGGGGCGGGGACCATCGCCGTCTCCCAGTCGGTCCAGGCCCGTGCGGCCCGCTCCCGCACCTCGGGGTCGGGCGACTCCAGCAGCCGGTTGTACGCGGCGGCCGGGTCGCCGTCGCGCTCGTCCGCGGGCAGTCCGGCGAGGAACCGCTCGTGGGCCTCCGGGAAGATCTTCCCCAGCCCCCGG includes:
- a CDS encoding MIP/aquaporin family protein, with protein sequence MAERIAHRRGYRKDLFGEMLAEFLGTFVLILLGIASVAVAVVGLPGSGRQVVEFGPANWLIIAWGWGLAVVFAVYVAGGVSGAHLNPAVTLAFAVRRDFPWRKVLPYWLAQVVGAFVAAALVYACYRWAIDASNAGEGIPRDESLGTYSIFATFPAEYFGDSWWGPLLDQIVGTGILLLLICALIDTRNTAPLSNLHPFLIGLVVVAIGLTFGTNAGYAINPARDFGPRLFTYFEGWGAIALPGTFQWFSGYWWIPIVGPLIGGVLGTVVYDLLIGPVLKARQQEPEEGPATEEP
- the pip gene encoding prolyl aminopeptidase gives rise to the protein MSLYPEIEPYDRGMLDVGDGNRVYWETSGDPRGKPAVVLHGGPGSGTSPNLRRYFDPAAYRIVLLDQRGAGRSTPRASDPATDMSVNTTAHLMADLERLRAHLGIERWLVWGVSWGSVLGLRYAQTHPEVVSELVLTGVATGSDQEVSLLTRGLGKIFPEAHERFLAGLPADERDGDPAAAYNRLLESPDPEVRERAARAWTDWETAMVPAPPGSVARFRDPEFRMGFARTVTHYWSNGHFLGGGGDEGVVLRDAHLLHGVPGTLVQGGLDLGNLLGVVWRLHHAWPDSELVIVDEAGHDAGAAGDDALVAATDAYARGDRWAPSRCAP